In one Notolabrus celidotus isolate fNotCel1 chromosome 1, fNotCel1.pri, whole genome shotgun sequence genomic region, the following are encoded:
- the emc3 gene encoding ER membrane protein complex subunit 3 has translation MAEPELLLDSNIRLWVVLPIVFITFLVGVIRHYVSILLQSDKKLTLEQVSDSQVLIRSRILRENGKYIPKQSFLMRKFYFNNQDDGFFKKTKRKVVPPSPMTDPSMLTDMMKGNVTNVLPMILIGGWINWTFSGFVTTKVPFPLTLRFKPMLQQGIELLSLDASWVSSASWYFLNVFGLRSMYSLILGQDNGADQSRIMQEQMSGAAMAMPADTNKAFKAEWEALELTDHQWALESVEEDLMSRELDFDGMFSKELPSGIF, from the exons ATGGCTGAGCCGGAGCTTCTGCTGGACTCCAATATTCGACTTTGGGTGGTGTTGCCCATTGTCTTTATCACCTTTCTCGTCGGGGTGATTCGGCATTATGTCTCCATCCTGCTTCAGAGTGATAAGAAGTTGACGTTAGAACAGGTTTCTGACAG CCAGGTTCTTATTCGGAGCAGGATTCTAAGAGAGAATGGAAAATACATCCCAAAACAG tcatttttgaTGAGGAAGTTCTACTTCAATAACCAAGACGATGGATTTTTCAAGAAAACCAAAAGAAAGGTTGTTCCACCCTCTCCAATGACAG ATCCCAGCATGCTGACAGACATGATGAAAGGAAATGTCACCAATGTGCTTCCCATGATCCTCATTGGAGGCTGGATCAACTGGACCTTTTCAGGATTTGTAACAA CAAAGGTTCCCTTCCCGCTCACTCTGCGCTTCAAGCCCATGCTGCAGCAAGGAATAGAGCTGCTCTCCCTCGATGCCTCCTG GGTGAGCTCAGCATCATGGTATTTCCTGAACGTGTTTGGACTACGAAGCATGTACTCATTAATTCTTGGCCAAGATAATG GTGCGGATCAGTCGAGGATCATGCAGGAGCAGATGAGTGGTGCTGCCATGGCTATGCCTGCAGACACAAATAAAGCTTTCAAG GCTGAGTGGGAGGCACTGGAGCTGACCGACCATCAGTGGGCGCTGGAGAGTGTCGAGGAGGATCTGATGAGCAGAGAGCTGGACTTTGATGGCATGTTTAGCAAGGAGCTGCCAAGCGGCATCTTCTGA